The genomic window AAATTCATTAATAAAGTTAAAAAATGTCTTTGAGGGGGAGGATGAAAATAACCATCTATGATGGAGCAAATACAATAGGTGGAAATAAAATTTATATAAAAGAGGGATATAATGGGATATTTTTAGATTTTGGAATGAATTTTGCCAATTACTCAAAATATTATGAGGAATATTTAAGTGAGAGATCTGCAAGAGGTATTTATGATTTGTGGCATCTCAATTTAATACCAAAACTAAATATTTACAGAAGTGATTTAATTCCCAAAGATTTAGGTATTTATAGGTATCCAAAAATTCCTATTAATGCTGTTTTAATAAGCCATGCTCATCTTGACCATGTTGGAAATGTTGCTATTCTCAATGAAGAAATTCCTATGGTTGGATCTTCAATAACAATGACAATTCTAAAGGCATTAAGAGATACTTCAACTGGCAAACACTTAGGGATAGATTTGCCTTACTATAGTATAAAAAAACCAAAAGATGAAAAGGGATATGTTCTTGAATCAGATAGAAAATCCCCCTACTGTTCAAGAAAAATTATTCTTACAGATGACAATAAAAATATTGAAGAATTTATCTTTTATAGACCTGGGCAGAACTCATCTAATAAAGTGAAGAAAATTAACCAAAATGAAGTTAAAATGCTATATGAAGAAGATTTTGGATTTGAAATTAAAGCATTTGAGGTGGATCATTCAATCTATGGGGCTGTTGGTTATATTGTTGAAGGTGATGTAAGTGTAGCATATACAGGGGATTTTAGGGAACATGGGAAAAATAAGGATAAAACAAAAAAATTTATTAAAGAGGCTAAAAATGCAAGTGTTTTAATTACTGAGGGAACGAGGGTTAATAGGGATAATGATGTCAATGTCAGTGAGGAGGATGTTTATAACAACTCTTTAAAAATCATTGAAAATGCTAAAGGGTTAGTTATTGCTGATTTTTCACCAAGAAATTTTGAAAGATTAGAAATTTTTAAAGAAATTGCTAAAAAAACTGGTAGGGAATTGGTTATAACTACAAAAGATGCATATTTCTTATGGGCTTTAAAAGAAGTGGATAAGATTGATATAATTGATGATGATGTAAAAATTTATGAAAATCTTAAAGCCACTCAATATAAGTGGGAAGAGGAGATTTTAGACATATATTGTAATTATATCATCTCTCCATTTGAAATTAGGAAAAATTGTGAGAACTATATTTTATGCTTCTCATTCTATGATATGCCACACCTATTGGATGTTAATCCAGATGGGGGGATTTATATCTACTCTTCAAGTGAGGCATTTGGGGAAGAGCAGGAGTTTAGCTTTTTAAGATTGTGGAATTGGCTTAAACACTTTAACTTTGAAATTTATGGTTTTAAAGTTGATGAAAATGGGAAACCAATATTTGAAAAAGGATTTCATACATCAGGGCATATTTCAAAAGAAGGGCTGAGGAGGGTTATTGAAAAGATAGATCCTGACTACATAATTCCAGTGCATACTGAAAATCCTGAATTATTCAGATGGGCTTTTGGAGAGAGAGTTGTTTTATTAAACAATGGAGAAAGTTTGGAGATTTAAAGTTAATGGCTAAAATTTAACTATATATTCCATAATACTCAATTACCTTATCCAAATATTTACTTGATTTATTAAATTTTCCTTCATAAAGATACTTTAATCCATTTTTATAACATTTTTTACATCCATAATCTCCTATTAAATTTTTTTGATTTATTAGCTCTACTACTTGTTGAATTATTCACTAACTGAGTACTACTCTAAACTCCCTAAAATTTAATAAACTGTGAAATTCCCAGTAGTTTGGGCTTCTATTATATAACCAACCACAATACCTATAACTTAACTTATAGTTTTTACAATATCTTTTATTTCCTCTATACTATCTAAACTTTCCCCTAAAAGACCTTTTTCTAATATCTCCCTTTTATTTGGAATAATTGCTATAACTCTATCTTTATTTATTTTATCCATTATCATATCTTTAATATTATCATCAACTTTATTTATTATGAAATAAACTTTCTTTCCCATATTTTTAGCCATCCTTTCAATCTCATTAGCTAATCTTATAGACTCATATGTTGGATCTATTACAACTAAAATTACATCAACATTCTCTTCTACCCCTCTCCCAAAATGTTCTATACCTGCTTCAGTATCTATTAAGACATAATCATAATCTAAATTTTTAATAAGCTCTTTTAGTAGAACCCCCATAGGACAAGCACAACCTTCCCCAAAATCTCTGATTTTTCCTACAGATATTAACATTAAATTTCCATCCTTTGAAGCAATACTATCAACATCTATATCTTTTAATATTTCACTAATATTATTCATATTCTTTTTTAAAACCTTTCTACCTCCTATAATATCAATTATATCTTTTGGCTTTTCCAAACCTAAGAGTCTGTGTAAGCTTATATTTGATTCATCCCCATCAATGACCAAAACTTTTTTATTCTTAGATAACTCTTTAGCTAATAAAGCTGTTACTGTTGATTTTCCACAACCTCCTTTTCCACATATTGAAATTTTCATTATTTCACCTTAAGAGGATGAGATCTATGTTATATATTGTTGGTTTAGGTAGTGGGGAGAGGTATCTAACTAAAGAAGCTGAAGAAATATTAAATAATGTAGATTTAATAGTTTGTTATAAGGGGTATAAAAAATATATTGAAAAATTTAATAAGCCAACTTACACTTCAGGAATGACTAAAGAGATAGATAGAGTGGAAAAAGCATTAAGTGAGGCTAAAAATAAAGATGTGGCTTTAGTTTCTACAGGAGATCCAAATGTTTACGGATTAGCTAGTTTAGCCTATGAATTAAATTATATAAAAAACTATAATGTTAAAATAAAAGTTATTCCTGGTATCACAGCTTGTTTATTAGCAGCTTCTATTTTAGGGTCTCCTTTGCATGATTTTGTTGTAATAAGTTTTAGTGATCTCTTAACACCTTTGGATAAAATATTAAAAAGATTTAAATTAGCATTAGAAGGAGATTATGTTATCTGTATATATAACCCATTAAGTAAGAGAAGGAAAGAACCTTTTTTAAAAGCAGTAGAAATCATGAGAGAGTTTAATAAAAATTATATTATTGGTATAGTAAAAAATGCTGGTAGAGAAAATGAGGAGAAGAGAATTACTGATTTTAAAGATCTCTATAAAAATTTAAATGAATATTTAGAATATATAGATATGAACACAATTATAATTATTGGGAACAGTGAAACTTATGTAATAGATAATAAAATGATCACTCCAAGGGGTTATTTAAATAAATATAAAGTGATACCATGTTACAAAAAATAAGGGAAGAGTTGAACAGTTATTTCTTAGAAAGAAGGGAAGAGATAGATATAGCATTAACATCTATATTAGCTGGAGAACACACACTTTTCCTAGGACCTCCAGGGACTGCTAAATCACAGTTAATAAGGGCAATAGCTGAGCACATAAATGCTAATTATTTTGAGAAACTAATAACAAGATTTACTACAGAAGATGAGATATTTGGCCCTTTAAGTATAAAAGAGTTAAAAGAAAATGATAGATATGTAAGAAAAACAGAGGGATATTTGCCAAAGGCTGAGGTAGCATTTTTAGATGAGATATTTAAAGCTAACAGCTCAATTTTAAATTCACTTTTATCTATAATTAATGAAAGAATTTATCATAATGGGGATAAAATAGAGAAAGTTCCTTTAATAAGCCTTTTCTCTGCATCTAATGAGCTCCCTGAAGAGTCAGAGTTATTAGCTTTTTATGATAGATTTTTATTCAGAAAAATTGTTAGGGGGATTAGAGGATATAATAATTTGATAAGACTCTTAGATTTAGAGGATTATAAGGCAAAAACTAAAATTGAAATAGATGAGCTAAAAGAATTGCAAAAAGAAGCTATGGATGTGAAGATAGACAATATAAAAGAAGATATTATAAAAATAAAATTATCTTTGGAAGGAGAAGGGATAAATATATCAGATAGAAGATTAAAAAAAGCTGTTAAAGCTATAAAATGTTATTCTTACTTAAATGGGAAGGAAAAAGCTGAAATAGAAGATTTAGAAATTTTAAGATTTATATTTTGGAATGAACCAGAAGAATTTTATAAAACATCTATAGAAATTTTTAAAATATCTAATCATTTTTCTGGATATGCATTTGAACAGAGAGAGATATTAAATAGCTTAGTAAATGAATTAAAAAATATTGACAAAGAGAGAATAAAGTTAGGGGGAGTAGAGTATAGAAAATGCTTGGAGATACTTGGAAAGTTAAATAGTATGGTTTTAACATTAAAAGAAGTTAGGGCTAAGGCTATTGATGAGAATAAGCCACATCAATACATAGATGATACAATAGAGGAAATATACAGTTTTAAGAAATATGTTGAAGAGCTTTTAAAGTGATAAAAAATGAAAAATGTTATAAAACATGATGCATTTGATAAAAAAGCATTTGAAAGGTTTTTAAATAGTAACAAATATTTTCAAAAACTTTTAAGTTATTATTCTCATTTGCACCCTATACATGAGAAGCTATCAGAGGATATTTTTTATGCATTTTTTAAATATGTTGTAGAGTTTAATGAGGCTGTTGAAGAGAAATTTAGGATAAATAAAGCTATATTAAAAGGATTAATAAAGAATATAGAGTATGAAAAAATAAGGCTCTTAACTGAGCTGGATGAAACTAATGCTGGAATAGCTACTGTTATACTCTGTGAAGAAATATTTAAGAATTTTAAAAAATTTAATGGTAGTGCATCTGATTTGGTTAGGGAAATTTTAAAGCAAAATTCAAAGAACATTTTAGAAATTATTGAGGGGATAAATTCATTTGGATTTGGAAAAGGGGAAAAAAATTATAATGATCCAGAAGATAAGCTAAAACTGGCAAATAGAATATTACAAGATAAAAAATTATTAAAGATTATAAAAAAGCTTGGAAAATTAAAACTATTGGCTATAAATACATATAAAAATAATGTAAAACAGCAGTTATCTGAAGTATATTCAGTAAGCTTAGGAAATGAGATAAAATACCTCCTACCAAAAGAAATTGCTTATCTTTCAGATGAAATTTTATATTATGAATTTATTAGAAGATTTATAGAAAAAAAGCTATTAAACTATTCTTTAATAAGCTATAAAGACAGTGAGGGGGCTATAATAGTTTGTTTAGATCATAGTGGATCAATGTTTGGAGAGAAAGAGATATGGGCTAAAGCAGTGGTTTTATCATTAATAGAGATAGCTAAAAGAAAAAAGAGAAAGATTTATTATATAGCTTTTGATGATGATGTTAGGTTTGAGAAAGAAATAGATCCTAAGAATATAAAATATGAAGATGTTATTGAAATAGCTTCTGTGTTTTATGGTGGAGGAACAAACTTTGAAAAGCCAATATCAAGAGCTATGGATGTTATTAAAGAAAAATATATGGATGCTGATATCCTATTAATAACTGATGGATTTGCTGAAGTTAGTGATGAGTTTGTAGAAAAACTTAAAGAGTTTAAAGAAAATTATAAAGTAAAGTTGATGTCTGTTTTTATTGAAATCTTTCCTACTGAAACATTGAAGAGAATATCTGATAAGAATGTTAAAGTTTATGAATTAGTTGATGATGAAGCTAAGAAAATATATAAGCTTTTATAGGAGGTGATGGGTTTGATAGAAATAAATGAAAGATTCTGTAAAGGATGTTACATATGTATCTTTGTATGTCCAAAAAAAGTTTTTGAAAAATCAGATAAGTTAAATAAAAAGGGTATTTACCCACCTATAGCAAAGTATCCTGAGAAGTGTAGTAGATGTAACCTCTGTGTTTTACAATGCCCAGATCAGGCAATATCAATAGAGTGATCTTATGTTATGTTCATGTGGAAAAGTGGCAGTTTATTATCAGAGATATGCTAATAAATATTTGTGTGAAGAGTGTTTTAAAAAATCAGTTGAAAAGAGGGTGAAGAAGACTATAAAAGATGTTATAAGAAATAATGTAAAGATAGCTATAGCCATTAGTGGAGGAAAAGATAGCTTAGTTATGGCAAAATTATTAAAAAACTTATTTAAAAACATTCCAAACTGTAAATTAACATGCTTTTTTGTTAATGAAGGTATAAGAGGATTTAGAGATAAGGCTATTAAATATGTTAAAGAGTTCTGCAAAAGAGAAGAGCTAGATTTGAAAATTATATCTTTTAAAGAGGAAATTGGTTATAACTTAGATGAAATTTTGGAGCATAAGGATAAGTTAAATATTGGAAAACCCTGCTCTTTTTGTGGGGTTTTAAGGAGGTATATATTAAATAAATATGCTTTAGGTTATGATTACTTAGCCATTGGACATAATTTAGATGACATGGCGCAAACAATACTTATGAACTATGTAGAGGGAAATATAAAAAATATTGTTCACTTTGGTAAGGATATAGAAGATAAAAAATTTGTTAAAAGAATTAGACCATTAAAATACATTCCTGAAGAGGAAGTTAAACTGTATGCTGACATTGAAGGGATAGTATACCAATCTGAACCTTGCCCATATTCATCTTTATCTTACAGACACAGAATGAAGGAAGTTATTAAAACATTAGAAAATATTGATCCAAAGGTTAAGTTTAGTATAGTTAAAGGATATGAGCGGTTATTAAATTATATCTGTTATAAAGAGGAAATTAAAAGATGTAAAATATGTGGATTTCCATCAAATAATGAAATATGTAAAGTCTGTTCTTGGCTTAAGGTGATTGAAAATGGATTTAGATGAGTATAAGAAACTAAAGAAAAAGGTTATGGAAAAATTGAAAATTGATGAACAAACATTGGATAAGATGATTGATGAAAAATACAATGAATATGGAGGAATATTATTAAAAACTGGAATACTATATTTAATAGCAAAAGAGCATGGAATTGATTTAAAAGAGGAAGAATTTTTAATAAAAGATATAAAAGAAGGGATGATTGTTGATATTATTGGTGTTGTTAGAAAAGTTTATGATGTGAAGGAGTATGATGGTAAAAAAGTAAGAAAAATAATAATAGCTGATAAATCTGGATCAATAACTGTAAGTTTATGGAATGAATTGGCAGACATTGAAATAAAGGAGGGAGATGTAATAAGATTAAAAAGGGTTAAAGCAAGGAAATGGAATAAAAGATTAGAACTTACATCTTTACCAGAGACAGAGATAGAGATTTTAGAAGATTATAAAATAGAATTACCTGAATATAAAATCTCTGATCTCATCCCAGGAATGGTTGTTGAGTTAGAGGGGGAAGTAGTTTTAGCCTTCCCTGTAAAGGAGTTTGAAAAGGATAATAAAAAGTTAAAATTAAAGTCTTTTAATTTAAGAGATGAGACTGGAGTAATAAGAGTTGTTTTATGGAATGAACTAACTGAAATAGATGTTAGGAGAGGAGATTTTGTTAAAGTAAAAGGAGTGGTAAAAGAGGGTTACTATGGAGGTTTAGAGATAGTAGCTGATGAGGTAGAAATTATTGAAAGAGGAGAGAAAATTGAAAGTGAAGTGGTAAATATAAAGGATCTTCATAACTATGAAAATGAAATTGTCTCAGTTAGAGGAAAAGTTTTAGCTTTAGGGAATAAAAAGATTGTTAATATTGATGGGAAAAGAAATAAGGTTCAAGAGATACTGTTAGATGATGGTAGTGGAAAAGTTAAGATAACTTTTTGGAAAGGATTGATAAATCTTTTAGAAAATATAAAAGAAGGAGATATAATAAAGGTTACTAATTGTAAAGTTAAATCTTACATTGATAGAGAGGGAAATATAAGATATGACCTTATAGCCACAATAGATTCAGAAGTTATAAAAGAAGGAGAAAGTGAATATAAAATAAAATTCGTTAAAATAAAAGATATTGTAAATAAAGAAGTAGATTGGGAAGATATAAACTTAATAGCAATAGTTGTTGACATAACTGAGCATGAGTTTGATGGGAGAAAGGTTAAAAATATTTTATTAGAGGATGACACAGGGAGAATAAGGTTATCTATTTGGGAGGATTTAGATATAGATATAGAAGAAGGAGATTTTATAAAAGTGTATCATGCATATGCAAAAGAGAGGGATGATTATATAGACCTCTATTTGGGAAGATTTGGAAGGATAGAGAAGAGTGATGAAAGAGTAATAAAAAGAAAGTTTATAGCTGATCTCCTACCTGGAGATAAAGTTGAGATAAGGGGAACAATAGTTGAGGTTTTAAATGAAGAACCATTTATTTACATGTGTCCAAACTGTAGGAAGATTATAACAGAGGAGGTATGTGAAGACTGTAAAGTAGAGGCTGAAAAGGTTTTAAGGTTAAATGTTATTTTAGATGATGGTACAGGGGTTATTACATGCAGACTGTATAATAAAAAGGTTGAAAGGCTATTAAAAATCTTTAATGTTTTAATAGAAAACTTCAAAGAGAAATTATTAGGAGAGGAGATTATATTTTATGGTAATGTTAAAGATCAATTTATTGTTAGGGCATTAAAACCTGTTAATGTTGATGAAGAAATTAAAATTTTGAGTGGGATAAAAGATGAAAGTTGATATTCATGTTCATTCAATTAATAGTAAATGTTCTTTAAATCCAAAATCATTATTAAGAAAGATGTGTAAGAAATATAACCTCATACCTGCTGTATGTGATCATAATAAACTGACTAAGTTAGATTTTGCTATACCTGGAGAGGAAGTAGCTACAAACAGGGGAGAGTTTTTAGCTCTTTTTATAGAAGAAGAAATACCAGGAAATTTAGACATATTTGAAGCTTTAGATCAAGTTAAAGAGCAGGGAGGTTTAATCTGTATACCACATCCATTTGATAGTAAGAGAAAGAGAAGCCTTATAAAGTTTAATATTCTTGAAGATAGGGAGTTTTTAAGATATGTAGATATTGTAGAGGTGTTTAACAGTAGATGTAGAAGCTTAGAGCCTAATATAAAAGCTTTTGAATATGCTATAAAATATAACTTCCCAATGGGTTTTGGTAGTGATGCTCATTTTATTTGGGAGCTCAATAATGCATATATAAATTTTCCTGAATTAAATATAGATAAACCTTCTGAGATTTCTCCAAAAGAATTTTTAAATTTATTGGAAATTAGAACAAAAGAATTTTTAAAAGAAAAAATTGATCTTTTTAAAAACCCTTGGAAAGGAAAGAATCATTATGGTGCTTTAGGGGATAGAAAGAACATTGAGATTTACAGCAAACTACTTAAAAAGGTTAGGAAGATATTAAATATATAGAGAGGTTGTTGAAAAATTTAGTTAATTGAATTTAAAGTAATATCCTTTGTTGTCATTGGGATAAAGTTGTATTTTTTAGCATGCTCAATACATTTTTTGGTCATCTCAATATCATTAACATAATCTAATGTTAGAATAACTAAGTGATATTTTTCCTTTAAATTTTTTAATCTCTCACTTTGGGCATTTATCCAATTTAGATCACTACCTTCCCAATAATATGCCTTCTTATTTTTGAAATCATAGTGTGTTGTGAAATCCTCAAAAAGAACTCCATCTATGTATGGGGCAGTTTTTTCAATAATCTCAAAACCTCTATTTTGGATGATTATAATATCTGGATTTTCTTCTCTAATTTTTTTGATTAATTCAATAACCTCATTTTTTTGATTTGTATAGATTGCACTATCAACTGTATCTAAAAACACTCCATCAAATCCCATATTTTTAAACTTTTTAACTTCATTTAAAATTATCTTTTGCCATATTGGAGATGAGATATTTATATAATAAGAGTTCCAATTTTGATTTTTTCCAATAATTATTTTTTGGCATTCTTTAAAATAAGGTCTATCTTTGCTAACCTCTCCTATGCTTAGATAGGCAATAACCTTTATATTTGGATTTAATAACTTTAATTTTTGAATGTCTTCTTTTTTGTAGTTGTATGGCTCTATAATAACTAAATCATACTTTGAAAGTTTTTCTATATTATCTGAGCCGTAATAAACCCAAAAATTGTTGATGTTTAATTTATTATTTATATTTGGTTTATCATCGGCAATTTTGGTATTATTTAAACATCCACAAAATAAAATTAAAAATAAAAAAGTAAGTAAAAATTTTCTCACTATTTCACCTTTTTTCTTAATATTATTAATGGAATTGCTATTAATGTTAATATTACTGCTCCTAAGGGAATTGGGGTTTTTGTTGTGGGAGTGGAAATTGTTATATTCTCTAACTTATAATATACTGAATAATTAGCTGTATTAAGATTTTCTCCCTCCAATTTAAGAATATTACTTCCATCATTTAAATACTTGGTTATATCTAAAGATTTTCTTTTTTTATAATGTCCTGAACCATCATTGGAATCACCTATGGTATAAATTAAATTATCATTTAAATATAAATAAACTTTCATATTTTCATTAATATTTCCATAATGTATAAAATTTAACGTATATTTTTGATTTTTAACTTTATTTATGGTAAATGATATATTTTTCATTTTTTGTTTTTTTGTTACATTTAAACTTCCTAAATTTAAAGCTTCTCCATAAATTGCACTAATTAATAGTAGAATCCCAACTAAAATAATCATTTTTTTAAGCATATTTCTCACTATATCAATCCTATAATAAATAAGTAATATTTAAATTTATTAAAATATATAATAAAATTTTTATTCTTAAATTCTATCATTATTAATAATGATAAATCTTAGGTGAAGGTATGAAAACACTTGCTAGGAAAAAGTGTATTCATGTTTTTTTAGCATATACTGGAGGATGCAATGGTTGTGATATAGAAGTAGTTAATGCAGTTCTTTCACCTTATTATGATGCTGAGCAGTATAATGTGTTTCTCACATTTAATCCAAGGGAGGCTGATATATTAATTGTTTCTGGATGTGTAACATTAGCTAATTTAAAACCTCTAAAAGAGATTTATAAGAAAATACCTGAGCCAAAGGCTGTAGTAGCTGTAGGATCTTGTGCTCTTATGGGTGGGGTTTATAAGAATATTTATGGAGATCTTGGACCATCAGAGTTTGTTGTAGCTCCTGTTGATAAAGTTATTCCAGTGGATGTTAAAGTTCCTGGCTGTGCCCCAAGGCCTGAAGATATAATTGCAGGGATAGTTAAAGCCATACCAAAAATATTAGGGGAGAGAAAATGAAAGAACTTTCTGCATTAGCCATTCCAATTTTAGCTTTTGCTATCTCAACATATATTCCTGGAATTCAGAGGAAAATAGAGGCAAGAATACAGCAAAGAATAGGACCTTCAATACTGTCTCCAGGATTTTGGGCATTCTTTAAATTTATATTTAAAGAAACACAAACACCTGATGCTAAATTGTATAAGTTATATAATAACCTGCCTCTACTTTCTATAGCTGTTTTATCAGCTATATTGATAGTTATTTCATTAAACAATTTTTTAGCTAACCTCATATTTATAGTAGGATTGTTAAAGATAGAAGAGATGATGTACATCATTCTTGGCTCACTTTCTAACTCTATTATGGGTTGTAATATGCCTTTTGAAGATGATTGCAAAGGAGCAAAGTTTATAAATGTTATAAAATATTCATTAGAACAGCTCTCAGCCATTAGAAACTTTAAACTAATAACTATTGGATCATTTCCATTTTATTTATCATTGTTTTTACCATTTGTTAATAGTAAGAGTATATTTATAAATGATCTCTCAGGAGTTTTCTTATTCTCTTTATCAGGAGTGTTCGGAGCTGTTTGTTATTTTATTGGTTATTTAATAATGATAAAAGAGTATCCATTCTCTATTAGCCATACAAAAGCTGATGTTATTGAAGGGGCTACATTAGAACTAATGGGAAAATATAGAGCTTTTTATTTAGCTCTAACTGAGTTACTAATGATAACTTTAGGAATATTATTTGCTGTACTATATTTGAACATAATTCCTAACATTGAACAACCAATAACTATTCTTGAAAGTTTTGCCATAGCTATAATCTTTCCAATATTAGCTGCAGTAG from Methanocaldococcus villosus KIN24-T80 includes these protein-coding regions:
- a CDS encoding MBL fold metallo-hydrolase, with the translated sequence MKITIYDGANTIGGNKIYIKEGYNGIFLDFGMNFANYSKYYEEYLSERSARGIYDLWHLNLIPKLNIYRSDLIPKDLGIYRYPKIPINAVLISHAHLDHVGNVAILNEEIPMVGSSITMTILKALRDTSTGKHLGIDLPYYSIKKPKDEKGYVLESDRKSPYCSRKIILTDDNKNIEEFIFYRPGQNSSNKVKKINQNEVKMLYEEDFGFEIKAFEVDHSIYGAVGYIVEGDVSVAYTGDFREHGKNKDKTKKFIKEAKNASVLITEGTRVNRDNDVNVSEEDVYNNSLKIIENAKGLVIADFSPRNFERLEIFKEIAKKTGRELVITTKDAYFLWALKEVDKIDIIDDDVKIYENLKATQYKWEEEILDIYCNYIISPFEIRKNCENYILCFSFYDMPHLLDVNPDGGIYIYSSSEAFGEEQEFSFLRLWNWLKHFNFEIYGFKVDENGKPIFEKGFHTSGHISKEGLRRVIEKIDPDYIIPVHTENPELFRWAFGERVVLLNNGESLEI
- a CDS encoding ATP-binding protein; the encoded protein is MKISICGKGGCGKSTVTALLAKELSKNKKVLVIDGDESNISLHRLLGLEKPKDIIDIIGGRKVLKKNMNNISEILKDIDVDSIASKDGNLMLISVGKIRDFGEGCACPMGVLLKELIKNLDYDYVLIDTEAGIEHFGRGVEENVDVILVVIDPTYESIRLANEIERMAKNMGKKVYFIINKVDDNIKDMIMDKINKDRVIAIIPNKREILEKGLLGESLDSIEEIKDIVKTIS
- the cobJ gene encoding precorrin-3B C(17)-methyltransferase; this translates as MLYIVGLGSGERYLTKEAEEILNNVDLIVCYKGYKKYIEKFNKPTYTSGMTKEIDRVEKALSEAKNKDVALVSTGDPNVYGLASLAYELNYIKNYNVKIKVIPGITACLLAASILGSPLHDFVVISFSDLLTPLDKILKRFKLALEGDYVICIYNPLSKRRKEPFLKAVEIMREFNKNYIIGIVKNAGRENEEKRITDFKDLYKNLNEYLEYIDMNTIIIIGNSETYVIDNKMITPRGYLNKYKVIPCYKK
- a CDS encoding AAA family ATPase; translation: MLQKIREELNSYFLERREEIDIALTSILAGEHTLFLGPPGTAKSQLIRAIAEHINANYFEKLITRFTTEDEIFGPLSIKELKENDRYVRKTEGYLPKAEVAFLDEIFKANSSILNSLLSIINERIYHNGDKIEKVPLISLFSASNELPEESELLAFYDRFLFRKIVRGIRGYNNLIRLLDLEDYKAKTKIEIDELKELQKEAMDVKIDNIKEDIIKIKLSLEGEGINISDRRLKKAVKAIKCYSYLNGKEKAEIEDLEILRFIFWNEPEEFYKTSIEIFKISNHFSGYAFEQREILNSLVNELKNIDKERIKLGGVEYRKCLEILGKLNSMVLTLKEVRAKAIDENKPHQYIDDTIEEIYSFKKYVEELLK
- a CDS encoding vWA domain-containing protein, with protein sequence MKNVIKHDAFDKKAFERFLNSNKYFQKLLSYYSHLHPIHEKLSEDIFYAFFKYVVEFNEAVEEKFRINKAILKGLIKNIEYEKIRLLTELDETNAGIATVILCEEIFKNFKKFNGSASDLVREILKQNSKNILEIIEGINSFGFGKGEKNYNDPEDKLKLANRILQDKKLLKIIKKLGKLKLLAINTYKNNVKQQLSEVYSVSLGNEIKYLLPKEIAYLSDEILYYEFIRRFIEKKLLNYSLISYKDSEGAIIVCLDHSGSMFGEKEIWAKAVVLSLIEIAKRKKRKIYYIAFDDDVRFEKEIDPKNIKYEDVIEIASVFYGGGTNFEKPISRAMDVIKEKYMDADILLITDGFAEVSDEFVEKLKEFKENYKVKLMSVFIEIFPTETLKRISDKNVKVYELVDDEAKKIYKLL
- a CDS encoding 4Fe-4S dicluster domain-containing protein, whose product is MGLIEINERFCKGCYICIFVCPKKVFEKSDKLNKKGIYPPIAKYPEKCSRCNLCVLQCPDQAISIE
- a CDS encoding TIGR00269 family protein, translating into MLCSCGKVAVYYQRYANKYLCEECFKKSVEKRVKKTIKDVIRNNVKIAIAISGGKDSLVMAKLLKNLFKNIPNCKLTCFFVNEGIRGFRDKAIKYVKEFCKREELDLKIISFKEEIGYNLDEILEHKDKLNIGKPCSFCGVLRRYILNKYALGYDYLAIGHNLDDMAQTILMNYVEGNIKNIVHFGKDIEDKKFVKRIRPLKYIPEEEVKLYADIEGIVYQSEPCPYSSLSYRHRMKEVIKTLENIDPKVKFSIVKGYERLLNYICYKEEIKRCKICGFPSNNEICKVCSWLKVIENGFR
- a CDS encoding OB-fold nucleic acid binding domain-containing protein, whose product is MDLDEYKKLKKKVMEKLKIDEQTLDKMIDEKYNEYGGILLKTGILYLIAKEHGIDLKEEEFLIKDIKEGMIVDIIGVVRKVYDVKEYDGKKVRKIIIADKSGSITVSLWNELADIEIKEGDVIRLKRVKARKWNKRLELTSLPETEIEILEDYKIELPEYKISDLIPGMVVELEGEVVLAFPVKEFEKDNKKLKLKSFNLRDETGVIRVVLWNELTEIDVRRGDFVKVKGVVKEGYYGGLEIVADEVEIIERGEKIESEVVNIKDLHNYENEIVSVRGKVLALGNKKIVNIDGKRNKVQEILLDDGSGKVKITFWKGLINLLENIKEGDIIKVTNCKVKSYIDREGNIRYDLIATIDSEVIKEGESEYKIKFVKIKDIVNKEVDWEDINLIAIVVDITEHEFDGRKVKNILLEDDTGRIRLSIWEDLDIDIEEGDFIKVYHAYAKERDDYIDLYLGRFGRIEKSDERVIKRKFIADLLPGDKVEIRGTIVEVLNEEPFIYMCPNCRKIITEEVCEDCKVEAEKVLRLNVILDDGTGVITCRLYNKKVERLLKIFNVLIENFKEKLLGEEIIFYGNVKDQFIVRALKPVNVDEEIKILSGIKDES
- a CDS encoding PHP domain-containing protein, translated to MKVDIHVHSINSKCSLNPKSLLRKMCKKYNLIPAVCDHNKLTKLDFAIPGEEVATNRGEFLALFIEEEIPGNLDIFEALDQVKEQGGLICIPHPFDSKRKRSLIKFNILEDREFLRYVDIVEVFNSRCRSLEPNIKAFEYAIKYNFPMGFGSDAHFIWELNNAYINFPELNIDKPSEISPKEFLNLLEIRTKEFLKEKIDLFKNPWKGKNHYGALGDRKNIEIYSKLLKKVRKILNI
- a CDS encoding endo alpha-1,4 polygalactosaminidase, which gives rise to MRKFLLTFLFLILFCGCLNNTKIADDKPNINNKLNINNFWVYYGSDNIEKLSKYDLVIIEPYNYKKEDIQKLKLLNPNIKVIAYLSIGEVSKDRPYFKECQKIIIGKNQNWNSYYINISSPIWQKIILNEVKKFKNMGFDGVFLDTVDSAIYTNQKNEVIELIKKIREENPDIIIIQNRGFEIIEKTAPYIDGVLFEDFTTHYDFKNKKAYYWEGSDLNWINAQSERLKNLKEKYHLVILTLDYVNDIEMTKKCIEHAKKYNFIPMTTKDITLNSIN